From Onychostoma macrolepis isolate SWU-2019 chromosome 05, ASM1243209v1, whole genome shotgun sequence, one genomic window encodes:
- the surf4 gene encoding surfeit locus protein 4 isoform X1 → MGREDLVSAAEDAADQFLRVTKQYLPHVARLCLISTFLEDGIRMWFQWSEQRDYIQATWSCGYFLASSFVLINLIGQISGCVLVLSRNLVQYACFGLFGIIALQTVAYSILWDLKFLMRNLALGGGLLLLLAESRSEGKSMFAGVPSMGESSPKQYMQLGGRVLLVLMFMTLLHFDSNFFSVLQNMVGTALIVLVAVGLKTKLAALTLVLWLLAINVYFNAFWTVPAYKPMHDFLKYDFFQTTSVIGGLLLVVALGPGGVSMDEKKKEW, encoded by the exons ATGGGGCGCGAGGATCTGGTGAGCGCGGCGGAGGACGCGGCGGATCAG TTCCTGCGGGTCACGAAGCAGTATCTGCCTCACGTCGCTCGCCTGTGTCTCATCAGCACCTTCCTGGAGGACGGCATCCGCATGTGGTTCCAGTGGAGCGAGCAGAGAGACTACATCCAGGCCACCTGGAGCTGCGGATACTTCCTCGCCAGCAGCTTCGTACTCATCAACCTCATCGGACAGATCA GTGGATGTGTTCTGGTGCTCAGCAGAAACCTGGTTCAGTACGCTTGCTTTGGTCTGTTTGGCATCATTGCGCTGCAG ACAGTCGCCTACAGTATTCTGTGGGATCTCAAGTTTCTCATGAG GAATCTGGCTCTGGGTGGagggctgctgctgctgctggccGAGTCTCGCTCTGAAGGGAAGAGCATGTTTGCCGGCGTGCCGTCGATGGGAGAGAGCTCTCCGAAGCAGTACATGCAGCTCGGCGGCCGCGTGCTTCTGGTGCTCATGTTCATGACGCTGCTGCACTTCGACTCCAACTTCTTCTCT GTCCTGCAGAACATGGTGGGAACGGCGCTCATCGTGCTGGTGGCCGTGGGCTTGAAGACGAAGCTGGCCGCTCTGACGCTGGTGCTGTGGCTCCTGGCCATCAACGTCTACTTCAACGCCTTCTGGACGGTGCCTGCCTACAAACCCATGCACGACTTCCTCAAGTACGACTTCTTCCAGACCACCTCGGTCATCGGAGGCCTGCTGCTGGTGGTGGCGCTCGGCCCGGGCGGCGTGTCGATGGACGAGAAGAAGAAGGAGTGGTGA
- the surf4 gene encoding surfeit locus protein 4 isoform X2, with protein sequence MWFQWSEQRDYIQATWSCGYFLASSFVLINLIGQISGCVLVLSRNLVQYACFGLFGIIALQTVAYSILWDLKFLMRNLALGGGLLLLLAESRSEGKSMFAGVPSMGESSPKQYMQLGGRVLLVLMFMTLLHFDSNFFSVLQNMVGTALIVLVAVGLKTKLAALTLVLWLLAINVYFNAFWTVPAYKPMHDFLKYDFFQTTSVIGGLLLVVALGPGGVSMDEKKKEW encoded by the exons ATGTGGTTCCAGTGGAGCGAGCAGAGAGACTACATCCAGGCCACCTGGAGCTGCGGATACTTCCTCGCCAGCAGCTTCGTACTCATCAACCTCATCGGACAGATCA GTGGATGTGTTCTGGTGCTCAGCAGAAACCTGGTTCAGTACGCTTGCTTTGGTCTGTTTGGCATCATTGCGCTGCAG ACAGTCGCCTACAGTATTCTGTGGGATCTCAAGTTTCTCATGAG GAATCTGGCTCTGGGTGGagggctgctgctgctgctggccGAGTCTCGCTCTGAAGGGAAGAGCATGTTTGCCGGCGTGCCGTCGATGGGAGAGAGCTCTCCGAAGCAGTACATGCAGCTCGGCGGCCGCGTGCTTCTGGTGCTCATGTTCATGACGCTGCTGCACTTCGACTCCAACTTCTTCTCT GTCCTGCAGAACATGGTGGGAACGGCGCTCATCGTGCTGGTGGCCGTGGGCTTGAAGACGAAGCTGGCCGCTCTGACGCTGGTGCTGTGGCTCCTGGCCATCAACGTCTACTTCAACGCCTTCTGGACGGTGCCTGCCTACAAACCCATGCACGACTTCCTCAAGTACGACTTCTTCCAGACCACCTCGGTCATCGGAGGCCTGCTGCTGGTGGTGGCGCTCGGCCCGGGCGGCGTGTCGATGGACGAGAAGAAGAAGGAGTGGTGA